In the genome of Mycoplasma seminis, one region contains:
- a CDS encoding adenylate kinase family protein, whose protein sequence is MINNIKTNLIFMGQPGAGKGTVASLLASKSNLIHVSTGNIFRKEIENETELGKQVKSIVTTGGYVPDEITNKIVQNALEELKKQNKYFILDGFPRTKAQAEFLKSLEGFEFLVVELEVDKKIILDRLSGRRTCSKCGESYHVKYKPSHDNVTCNLCGSQLVQRPDDTEERIAHRLEIYEEQTKPLLDYYKSLNELNIIDASQTPDLVADKVLKLIQKNAKI, encoded by the coding sequence ATGATAAATAATATAAAAACCAACCTTATTTTTATGGGGCAGCCTGGAGCTGGAAAAGGGACTGTTGCTTCATTACTTGCAAGTAAAAGCAACTTAATCCATGTTTCAACAGGTAACATTTTTAGAAAAGAAATCGAAAATGAAACAGAACTTGGAAAACAAGTTAAAAGCATTGTTACAACAGGTGGATATGTACCTGATGAAATTACAAATAAAATTGTTCAGAATGCTTTAGAAGAACTTAAAAAGCAAAATAAATATTTTATTTTAGATGGATTTCCTAGAACAAAAGCACAAGCTGAGTTTTTAAAATCTCTTGAAGGATTTGAATTTTTAGTTGTTGAATTAGAAGTTGATAAAAAAATAATTTTAGACAGATTATCAGGAAGAAGAACTTGTTCAAAATGTGGAGAAAGTTATCATGTAAAATACAAACCTTCACATGATAATGTAACTTGCAACTTATGTGGTTCACAACTAGTTCAAAGACCAGATGATACTGAAGAACGTATCGCTCATAGACTTGAAATTTATGAAGAACAAACTAAACCTTTATTAGATTATTATAAGAGTTTAAATGAATTAAATATTATAGATGCATCGCAAACCCCTGATTTAGTGGCGGATAAAGTGCTTAAATTAATTCAAAAAAATGCTAAAATATAA
- the map gene encoding type I methionyl aminopeptidase, whose protein sequence is MITIKNPEEIKKISKSCQILAEVKQVLWDFVRPGVSLKDIDQLAFKEIIKRGAKPAFKGLYGFPATACISVNEQLIHGIPSDYVLKDGDLISIDLGCIWEGYNSDSAFTKGVGKISQQDQELIDVAKNSFLAGFNAIKKGARVGDISNAIGTYIRNHGYYTPAEFCGHGIGRNLHEDPYVPNDGKKGTGPLLKDGMVICIEPMITKHPRIKTLKDGWTVVSADGSRNSHYEHTVLIKNGKGIILTKGI, encoded by the coding sequence ATGATTACAATAAAAAATCCTGAAGAAATCAAAAAGATTTCTAAATCTTGTCAAATCTTGGCGGAAGTGAAGCAAGTGCTTTGAGACTTTGTAAGACCAGGTGTTTCTTTAAAAGATATTGATCAATTGGCTTTTAAAGAAATAATTAAACGGGGAGCTAAACCAGCATTCAAAGGTTTATATGGCTTTCCAGCTACAGCATGTATATCTGTAAATGAACAATTGATTCATGGTATCCCAAGTGATTATGTTTTAAAAGATGGAGATCTAATCAGTATTGATTTAGGTTGCATCTGAGAAGGATACAATAGCGATAGTGCTTTCACTAAAGGTGTAGGTAAGATATCACAACAAGATCAAGAGTTAATTGATGTTGCTAAAAACTCTTTCTTAGCTGGATTTAATGCAATTAAAAAAGGCGCAAGAGTTGGGGATATTTCAAACGCTATTGGAACATACATTAGAAATCACGGATACTATACACCAGCAGAATTTTGTGGACATGGAATCGGACGTAATTTACATGAAGATCCTTATGTTCCAAATGATGGTAAAAAAGGTACTGGGCCACTTCTTAAAGATGGAATGGTCATTTGTATCGAACCAATGATAACTAAACACCCAAGAATAAAAACACTCAAAGATGGGTGAACTGTTGTTAGTGCTGATGGAAGTAGAAATTCACACTATGAGCACACAGTACTTATTAAGAATGGTAAAGGTATCATTCTTACGAAAGGAATTTAA
- the recA gene encoding recombinase RecA — MNDENETKLSDEELALSIKETMKEISKKLGEESIMLLGDIPYISVDTFHSGSYVLDKLLGIKGYPKGKIIEIYGPESCGKTTLALNAIAEVQKNNGIAAFIDAEHSIDSEYAKKLGVNIDRLILSQPDSGEQALEIVDILAKSGKIDLIVVDSVAALVPEAELQGEMTDLQIGAQARLMSKGLRKITGNLNKNKTTIIFINQIREKVGVIFGSPETTPGRKSFKFYSSVRIEVRKGSPITEGKDIVGNEIRFKVVKNKLSVPYKTGQSELYFSEGLDKYGELVDLGVENGIIEKKGAWFSYKGENVAQGKKNMRNFIYLNENIQSEIRNTL; from the coding sequence ATGAACGACGAAAACGAAACAAAATTAAGTGATGAAGAATTAGCTTTATCAATCAAAGAAACCATGAAAGAAATTTCTAAGAAATTAGGTGAAGAATCTATTATGTTACTAGGTGATATACCTTATATATCTGTCGATACATTTCACAGCGGAAGTTATGTACTAGATAAATTACTTGGAATCAAAGGATATCCAAAAGGTAAAATAATAGAAATCTATGGTCCTGAAAGCTGTGGAAAAACTACTTTAGCTTTAAATGCGATTGCTGAAGTACAAAAAAATAATGGAATAGCAGCATTTATTGATGCTGAACATTCCATCGATTCAGAATATGCAAAAAAGCTAGGTGTAAATATTGATAGATTAATCTTATCACAACCAGATTCAGGCGAACAAGCTTTAGAAATTGTGGATATTTTAGCTAAATCAGGCAAAATTGATTTAATTGTGGTAGATAGTGTTGCTGCATTAGTGCCTGAAGCTGAATTACAAGGTGAAATGACTGATTTACAAATAGGTGCACAAGCTAGATTGATGTCTAAAGGACTTAGAAAAATAACTGGTAATTTAAACAAAAATAAAACTACTATTATATTTATTAACCAAATCAGAGAAAAAGTTGGTGTAATATTTGGGAGCCCCGAAACCACTCCAGGGAGGAAGAGCTTTAAATTCTATTCAAGTGTCAGAATAGAAGTTAGAAAAGGTTCACCAATTACTGAAGGTAAAGATATAGTTGGAAATGAAATTAGATTCAAAGTAGTTAAAAATAAATTATCCGTTCCATATAAAACAGGACAATCAGAATTATATTTTTCTGAAGGTTTAGATAAATATGGTGAACTTGTGGACTTAGGTGTAGAAAATGGAATTATCGAGAAAAAAGGTGCATGATTTAGTTATAAGGGTGAAAATGTAGCTCAAGGTAAGAAAAATATGAGAAACTTCATTTATTTAAACGAAAATATCCAGTCCGAAATACGTAACACCTTATAA
- the tuf gene encoding elongation factor Tu, with protein MAKLDFDRSKEHVNVGTIGHVDHGKTTLTAAIATVLAKKGLSEARDYASIDNAPEERARGITINTSHIEYQTEKRHYAHVDCPGHADYVKNMITGAAQMDGAILVVAATDGPMPQTREHILLSKQVGVPRIVVFLNKCDMLEGEEDMIELVEMEIRSLLSEYGFDGDNAPIIRGSALKALEGDAKYEDKVMELMEAVDTYIETPVKEFDKPFLMAVEDVFTITGRGTVATGRVERGTLKLNDEVEIVGLKPTKKTVVTGIEMFRKNLKEAQAGDNAGLLLRGVNREDVERGQVLAKPGSIVPHTEFEAAIYVLKKEEGGRHTPFFKNYKPQFYFRTTDVTGGIEFEPGREMVMPGENVNLKVKLIAPIAVEEGTKFSIREGGRTVGAGSVTKIIK; from the coding sequence ATGGCAAAATTAGATTTTGATCGTTCAAAAGAACACGTTAACGTTGGTACAATCGGACACGTTGACCACGGTAAAACAACTTTAACTGCTGCTATTGCTACAGTTTTAGCTAAAAAAGGTTTATCAGAAGCTCGTGATTACGCTTCAATCGATAACGCTCCAGAAGAAAGAGCACGTGGAATTACAATTAACACTTCACACATCGAATATCAAACAGAAAAACGTCACTACGCACACGTAGACTGTCCAGGTCACGCTGACTACGTTAAAAACATGATTACTGGTGCTGCTCAAATGGATGGTGCTATCTTAGTTGTTGCTGCAACAGATGGACCTATGCCTCAAACACGTGAACACATTCTTTTATCTAAACAAGTTGGTGTTCCTCGTATCGTTGTTTTCTTAAACAAATGTGATATGTTAGAAGGTGAAGAAGACATGATCGAATTAGTTGAAATGGAAATTCGTTCACTTCTTTCAGAATACGGATTTGACGGAGATAACGCTCCAATCATCCGTGGATCAGCTTTAAAAGCACTTGAAGGTGATGCTAAATACGAAGACAAAGTTATGGAACTTATGGAAGCTGTTGATACATACATCGAAACTCCAGTTAAAGAATTTGACAAACCATTCTTAATGGCTGTTGAAGACGTATTTACAATTACAGGACGTGGAACAGTTGCTACAGGACGTGTGGAACGTGGAACACTTAAATTAAACGATGAAGTTGAAATCGTTGGATTAAAACCTACTAAAAAAACAGTTGTTACAGGAATCGAAATGTTCCGTAAAAACCTTAAAGAAGCACAAGCAGGGGACAACGCTGGATTATTACTTCGTGGGGTAAACCGTGAAGATGTTGAACGTGGACAAGTTCTTGCTAAACCAGGATCAATCGTTCCTCACACAGAATTCGAAGCTGCTATCTATGTACTTAAAAAAGAAGAAGGTGGACGTCACACACCATTCTTCAAAAACTACAAACCTCAATTCTACTTCCGTACAACAGATGTAACAGGTGGAATCGAATTTGAACCAGGACGTGAAATGGTTATGCCTGGAGAAAACGTTAACTTAAAAGTTAAATTAATCGCACCTATCGCTGTAGAAGAAGGAACAAAATTCTCTATCCGTGAAGGTGGACGTACAGTTGGTGCTGGATCAGTTACAAAAATCATTAAATAG
- the infA gene encoding translation initiation factor IF-1, with protein MKLTGVVKEAYSTDDYSVELENGVVIKAHISGKMRVNHIRILPGDAVDVEVSPYDLTQGRITYRHK; from the coding sequence ATTAAACTAACAGGAGTTGTTAAAGAAGCTTATTCAACTGATGATTACTCAGTTGAATTAGAAAATGGCGTTGTAATTAAAGCACATATCTCAGGTAAGATGAGAGTAAATCACATCAGAATATTACCTGGAGACGCTGTGGATGTAGAAGTAAGTCCTTATGATTTAACTCAAGGGCGCATTACTTACAGACACAAATAA
- the secY gene encoding preprotein translocase subunit SecY, whose product MRTLIYKFHNGWRQFWSTKELTKKILFTSFLLIIYIMGTTITVPFVKIQNNDQLNNNSFLNTLNLIGGGGLRQFSLFALGISPFINASLIMMILQSKLFPPIQKLGQSGPQGRRKINVITRFLTLLIAYPQAVFLLKTLTAGGRNSFIGFDLAGTGISEGAMAYFILPVVLTATSLFALFISEEITNKGIGNGTSLIIFTGIAARLPFQFKEAFIHYIGLDASQSASSLVGIVNFTTYIVVYLVVVMIIAIVYGAERHIPIQQIGAGRSKSKKDIGNLPIKLNPGGIMPIIFAMMVLSFPTMIANILPDDNASKQWINQNLQFTQPIGFSLLLVIIFFFSLVMGIQQSKVDKIAEDFAKNSTYIPGVRPGEETQDYLIAIVFRLSVFSSIYLLILGGMQYVEIMAGILPSVISFGGTGLMILVSVSLETVGQLQARRKTYRLAKAKRESIKNIEKDYETESVEGLLW is encoded by the coding sequence TTGCGGACATTAATATATAAATTTCATAACGGTTGAAGACAGTTTTGAAGTACTAAAGAATTAACAAAAAAGATACTTTTTACATCTTTCCTTTTAATTATTTATATTATGGGAACAACAATTACAGTTCCATTTGTTAAGATTCAAAATAATGATCAACTAAATAATAACTCATTCCTTAACACACTTAATTTAATTGGTGGTGGAGGTTTAAGACAATTTTCATTATTTGCATTAGGGATAAGCCCGTTTATTAATGCTTCCTTAATCATGATGATTCTGCAATCTAAACTTTTCCCTCCAATTCAAAAATTAGGTCAAAGTGGACCACAAGGAAGAAGAAAAATCAATGTTATTACTAGATTTTTAACTCTTCTAATTGCTTATCCTCAAGCTGTATTCTTGCTTAAGACTTTAACAGCTGGTGGAAGAAATTCATTTATTGGATTTGATTTAGCAGGTACAGGTATTTCAGAAGGTGCTATGGCTTACTTTATTTTACCTGTAGTGCTAACTGCTACTTCTTTATTTGCGCTTTTTATTTCTGAAGAAATCACAAATAAAGGGATTGGAAATGGGACAAGTTTAATTATTTTCACTGGTATTGCAGCTCGTTTACCATTCCAATTTAAAGAAGCATTTATTCACTATATTGGACTTGATGCATCACAAAGTGCAAGTTCACTTGTAGGTATTGTTAACTTTACAACATATATTGTTGTTTACCTTGTAGTAGTTATGATTATTGCAATTGTTTATGGTGCTGAAAGACATATTCCGATCCAACAAATAGGTGCAGGACGTTCAAAAAGCAAAAAAGATATTGGAAACTTACCAATTAAATTAAATCCTGGTGGTATTATGCCGATTATTTTTGCGATGATGGTACTATCATTTCCAACTATGATTGCAAACATCTTACCAGATGATAATGCTTCAAAACAATGAATTAATCAAAACTTACAATTTACTCAACCAATTGGATTCTCATTACTTTTAGTAATTATTTTCTTTTTCTCACTTGTAATGGGAATTCAACAATCAAAAGTAGACAAAATAGCTGAAGATTTTGCTAAGAACTCTACATATATTCCGGGTGTTAGACCTGGAGAAGAAACTCAAGATTACTTAATTGCAATTGTATTTAGATTAAGTGTCTTCTCATCAATTTACTTATTAATTTTAGGTGGTATGCAGTATGTTGAGATCATGGCTGGAATATTACCTAGTGTTATTTCTTTTGGTGGTACAGGTTTAATGATTTTAGTTAGCGTTTCACTGGAAACAGTGGGACAATTACAAGCAAGAAGAAAAACTTATAGACTTGCTAAAGCTAAACGTGAATCAATTAAAAATATCGAAAAAGATTATGAAACCGAAAGTGTCGAAGGATTATTATGATAA
- the rpmJ gene encoding 50S ribosomal protein L36, which produces MKVRASVKKMCKDCKIIKRKGIIRVICEQPKHKQRQG; this is translated from the coding sequence ATGAAAGTTAGAGCAAGTGTTAAGAAAATGTGTAAAGACTGTAAAATTATCAAACGTAAAGGAATCATCCGTGTTATTTGTGAACAACCAAAACACAAACAAAGACAAGGATAA
- the rpsM gene encoding 30S ribosomal protein S13: protein MARILNVEIPNNKRVVISLTYIYGIGNSLAKEICAKANISEDTRVKDLTEEELSRIREAAKEYTTEGDLRREVSLNIKRLMEIKCYRGMRHRKGLPVRGQSTKKNARTRKGPRKTVAGKKGK, encoded by the coding sequence ATGGCTAGAATTTTAAACGTTGAAATTCCTAACAATAAACGTGTTGTTATCTCATTAACATACATTTATGGAATTGGGAACTCATTAGCAAAAGAAATCTGTGCTAAAGCTAACATTAGCGAAGATACTCGTGTTAAAGATTTAACAGAAGAAGAATTATCAAGAATTCGTGAAGCTGCTAAAGAATATACAACTGAAGGTGACTTACGTAGAGAAGTAAGCTTAAACATCAAACGTTTAATGGAAATTAAATGTTACCGTGGAATGAGACACCGTAAAGGTCTTCCAGTACGTGGACAAAGTACTAAGAAAAATGCTCGTACACGTAAAGGACCTAGAAAAACAGTTGCAGGAAAGAAAGGTAAATAA
- the rpsK gene encoding 30S ribosomal protein S11 — protein sequence MARKTKKKNITSGVAHIHSTNQNTIVTFADENGNVIAWSSAGAIGYKGTKKKTPYAAGLAAQAAAEAAKEHGIKTVKVELKGLGAGKDAARKQIEVSGITVTEIKDVTPVPHNGTRPPKRILKRERMKK from the coding sequence ATGGCTCGTAAGACAAAGAAAAAGAACATTACTAGTGGTGTTGCACACATTCACTCAACAAACCAAAACACAATTGTTACTTTTGCAGATGAAAACGGAAATGTTATTGCTTGAAGTTCTGCAGGAGCAATCGGATACAAAGGTACAAAGAAGAAAACTCCATATGCAGCTGGTTTAGCTGCTCAAGCTGCTGCTGAAGCTGCTAAAGAACACGGTATTAAAACTGTTAAAGTTGAATTAAAAGGTCTTGGAGCAGGAAAAGATGCTGCAAGAAAACAAATCGAAGTAAGTGGTATTACTGTTACAGAAATTAAAGATGTTACACCAGTTCCTCACAACGGAACAAGACCTCCAAAACGTATTTTAAAACGTGAACGTATGAAGAAATAA
- a CDS encoding IS3 family transposase produces MRYFSRDDLIEIAKRYRELTKDKPKNEKAKEAANLNIASYKLAILFTLCRQTVSKHKKNNNISSTKHKEIKHQEVIIQSFKQNRCKFGRQKLKYFILHTYNIDINERTLGRYMNSLGLFCNVRKREKIKELKDTSVNMPNIVDRDYNDKNNRNIYATDVTYLPATKDLVNNHVYLSVIIKHKTKEIVGFALSKFNDANLIYKTFENIHFEDNFILQADHCSTYTSQTFSNFIQNQGGLISLSGVGNSLDNRVVEYWFSNLKTELIRDINVREISIKELENIIADYIEWYNKERIQSCLD; encoded by the coding sequence TTGAGATATTTTTCTAGAGATGATTTAATAGAAATCGCTAAAAGATATCGAGAATTAACAAAGGATAAGCCTAAGAACGAAAAAGCGAAAGAAGCCGCAAATTTAAATATAGCTTCATATAAATTAGCTATATTATTCACTTTATGTAGACAAACTGTATCTAAACACAAGAAAAACAATAATATAAGTAGTACAAAACACAAAGAAATAAAACATCAAGAAGTAATAATTCAATCCTTCAAACAAAATAGATGCAAATTTGGAAGACAAAAACTAAAATATTTTATCTTGCACACCTATAATATAGATATAAACGAAAGAACATTAGGAAGATATATGAATTCATTAGGTCTATTTTGTAATGTGCGAAAAAGAGAAAAAATTAAAGAATTGAAAGATACATCAGTTAATATGCCTAACATAGTAGATAGAGATTATAATGATAAAAACAACAGAAATATATATGCTACCGATGTCACATACTTACCAGCTACGAAAGATTTAGTAAATAATCATGTTTATCTTTCTGTAATAATTAAGCATAAAACAAAGGAAATAGTTGGTTTTGCGCTTTCAAAATTTAATGATGCAAATCTTATTTATAAAACATTTGAAAATATACATTTTGAAGATAATTTTATATTACAAGCAGACCATTGTTCAACATACACTTCTCAAACATTTTCTAATTTCATCCAAAATCAAGGTGGTTTAATATCTCTTTCAGGTGTTGGTAATAGTTTAGATAATAGAGTTGTTGAATATTGATTTTCTAATTTAAAAACAGAATTAATTCGTGACATCAATGTTAGAGAAATATCAATAAAAGAATTAGAAAATATTATTGCAGATTATATTGAATGATACAACAAAGAGCGAATTCAATCATGTTTGGATTAA